The Lycium barbarum isolate Lr01 chromosome 11, ASM1917538v2, whole genome shotgun sequence genome contains the following window.
CCTGGCTGCTTTACTACTCCTTTTTCCTTCATAGACAACCTCAGCCGTGAAATAGCACTCCAGTTATGATCAACGGCATATGTATTCGACAGCAACACATAGCCAGCAGAATTGTTAGGGTCCACCTCAACAAGAATGGAGGAAATAACTTGGGCCAATTCAAATCTGTTATGTAGCATGCATCCACCAAGTAAAGCTCCCCATACAAAATTATTGGGTTTAAAAGGCATTGAGGTAGCAACTTGTAGTGCTTCCTCAACATAACCTACTCGAGCAAGGAGATCAATATAGCTAGCATAATGTTCCAATTTGGGAGCAATTTCAAAACATTGGCTCATTTCCTTGAATATTTGACGGCCTTTTGCTGTCAACCCTGAGTGACTGCAAGCACATAGCAAACTAAGGAATGTCCCGGCATTTGGACGCAAATTGAGCTCTAGCATTTGTGAGAAAAGTTTTAACGCGTCATTACCTTTACCATTTATTGCGAGACCCATAATCATAGCATTGAACGAAACAACATCTTTTACAACCAATTGGTCAAAAACATCTCTTGCTCTCTCTAAACTACCGCATTTAGAGTACATATCTATCAAAGCAGTTGCAAGATTTGCATTTGAAAGTAAAAAGCTTTTTTGCCTACTACCTTTCATGTACTCATGAACCCACAAACCAAGATCCAAATCACCGACTTGAGTACAAGCTGAGAGAACATTAACCATTGTCACATGATTAGGGCAACAACAATCAAGCTCCATCATTAACCGGAATAAACATAAACCATCCAAAGCACAGCCGTTCTGAACGTACGCGCCTATCATAGCATTCCAAGAAAGCACACTTCTCTTCCCATCACTAGAAATCTGTTCAAATATTTCCCTACTCTTATCAACATTTCCCAACTTTCCATATAAGTAAACAAGAACAGTACTAACcgaatcacatccagaacatccATAATCACATAAATTCGCGATCCATTTCTCGATATATGATATATCAAGTTTTGAACATGCAGATAAAACACTAACCATAGTATCATTTTGAGGTATCAAACTCTTCTTTACCATAGATAAAAACAAACTCAAAGCTTCCTCAGACAAACCCAACCTAGCATACCCTGAAATCAAACAAGTCCAACAAACAACATCTCTCtcaggcatttcatcaaacaccttACGCGCATAACCCAATTCTTTCAAACCCCTTGCATAAACACTTAACAACCCATTACAAACAAATGGGTCATCACAAAATCCCAATTTCACAACAAGGGTATGAACCTGTTTTACATAACCTGAATTTCTTGAATTCGAACaagctttaaaaagaaaagaaaaggttaATTCATTAGGGAAAAGTGATAAAAATCTCAACTTGTTAAATACCAAGAATGCATGAGTGAAGTTTCCCTCTTCACTTAGAACTCTAATGACAGCGTTTAAGGGGAAAATATTTGGTGTTTTTAAGTGATCAAGTATATGAAGGGAAATGTTTGAAGGGTAGTGACCAATAAGACGAGTGGCAATGAGGTTGTCTTGGTGAGCATTAATAAGGAAAACACGAGCATGGATTTGTTTAAGGTGATTATGGCAAATGCGGCCTTTTAAGAGGTTGCAGAGATTCTGCATGTTTTGTTATGTGGTTAGTCTAGCTCTCACTGTTAATGAGCTAATAATGTGCTAT
Protein-coding sequences here:
- the LOC132618539 gene encoding pentatricopeptide repeat-containing protein At1g08070, chloroplastic-like, with product MQNLCNLLKGRICHNHLKQIHARVFLINAHQDNLIATRLIGHYPSNISLHILDHLKTPNIFPLNAVIRVLSEEGNFTHAFLVFNKLRFLSLFPNELTFSFLFKACSNSRNSGYVKQVHTLVVKLGFCDDPFVCNGLLSVYARGLKELGYARKVFDEMPERDVVCWTCLISGYARLGLSEEALSLFLSMVKKSLIPQNDTMVSVLSACSKLDISYIEKWIANLCDYGCSGCDSVSTVLVYLYGKLGNVDKSREIFEQISSDGKRSVLSWNAMIGAYVQNGCALDGLCLFRLMMELDCCCPNHVTMVNVLSACTQVGDLDLGLWVHEYMKGSRQKSFLLSNANLATALIDMYSKCGSLERARDVFDQLVVKDVVSFNAMIMGLAINGKGNDALKLFSQMLELNLRPNAGTFLSLLCACSHSGLTAKGRQIFKEMSQCFEIAPKLEHYASYIDLLARVGYVEEALQVATSMPFKPNNFVWGALLGGCMLHNRFELAQVISSILVEVDPNNSAGYVLLSNTYAVDHNWSAISRLRLSMKEKGVVKQPGCSWINIDGVVHEFLAGSSSHAQNESLHSVLQVLLKEMKLTSIYK